From a single Micromonospora carbonacea genomic region:
- a CDS encoding phosphatase PAP2 family protein has translation MAVVTDPQPPAPTGPPEPSDGGRRRVVAMAAWAVAFVAGWLVIGLPTDPAYAFLWIWAATIAWNSRRPWRSHLRFARDWVPVVLLLAVYNLSRGFADNGATPHAMELIVADRFMFGWATGGQVPTIWLQEHLYRPEVRWWDVLASWVYFSHFVVALAAAAVLWMRDRHRWAAFMRRWGFLCASGLVTYFLYPAAPPWWAAQNGLLTEVARISTRGWKAFGMHGAGNLLNAGQIASNPVAAMPSLHTAFALFVVVFFLRSARRRWWPLLLAYPLAMTFTLVYSGEHYVIDVLVGWAYVGLTFLAVGLGERWWAARRSRRTPGSGPADGGPGGAEPADPVADPSAVPATR, from the coding sequence ATGGCCGTCGTGACTGACCCCCAGCCCCCCGCCCCCACCGGACCACCGGAGCCCTCCGACGGCGGTCGTCGCCGCGTGGTCGCCATGGCGGCCTGGGCGGTCGCCTTCGTGGCCGGCTGGCTCGTCATCGGCCTGCCCACCGACCCGGCGTACGCGTTCCTGTGGATCTGGGCGGCCACCATCGCCTGGAACTCCCGCCGCCCGTGGCGCAGCCACCTGCGCTTCGCCCGCGACTGGGTGCCCGTGGTGCTGCTGCTCGCCGTCTACAACCTGTCCCGGGGGTTCGCCGACAACGGGGCCACCCCGCACGCGATGGAGCTGATCGTCGCCGACCGGTTCATGTTCGGCTGGGCCACCGGCGGCCAGGTGCCGACGATCTGGTTGCAGGAGCACCTCTACCGTCCCGAGGTGCGCTGGTGGGACGTGCTGGCGAGCTGGGTGTACTTCTCGCACTTCGTGGTGGCGCTCGCCGCCGCCGCCGTGCTCTGGATGCGCGACCGGCACCGCTGGGCGGCGTTCATGCGCCGCTGGGGGTTCCTGTGCGCGTCGGGGCTGGTCACCTACTTCCTCTACCCGGCGGCCCCGCCCTGGTGGGCGGCGCAGAACGGCCTGCTCACCGAGGTGGCCCGGATCTCCACCCGGGGCTGGAAGGCGTTCGGCATGCACGGGGCCGGCAACCTGCTCAACGCCGGGCAGATCGCGTCCAACCCGGTGGCCGCGATGCCGTCGCTGCACACCGCGTTCGCCCTCTTCGTGGTGGTGTTCTTCCTCCGCTCGGCCCGCCGCCGCTGGTGGCCGCTGCTGCTGGCGTACCCGCTGGCGATGACGTTCACCCTGGTCTACTCCGGCGAGCACTACGTCATCGACGTGCTCGTCGGCTGGGCGTACGTGGGGCTGACCTTCCTGGCCGTCGGCCTGGGGGAGCGCTGGTGGGCGGCGCGCCGGTCCCGCCGTACCCCCGGCTCGGGGCCGGCCGACGGCGGGCCGGGCGGCGCGGAGCCGGCCGACCCGGTCGCCGACCCGTCGGCGGTGCCGGCGACCCGCTGA
- a CDS encoding carbohydrate kinase family protein, translating to MGYAVVLGEALIDLLDGECDGQPVFRQAIGGGPLNVAVGVARLGGSVQFVGSLGDDALADRIRAFLTDAGVGLAGAVTLPAATALAVATHSGAEPDFRFYGEPPSYGLLTADALDVDLVGAADVLYCGSIVLLSPGVLAAARRAWSVAGGLRVFDPNVRPRLLDGPAALAALRGTVAEFAASAHLVKLSAADAELLYPGEPVEGVAAYLRELGAATVVVTLGADGALVAAATADPVRVPAPKVHAVDATGAGDSVMGALVAGLLADGEPTDPADWHRRVAFALRVAGLVCESPGGAVAMPTRAEVLTRFPG from the coding sequence ATGGGATACGCGGTGGTGCTCGGCGAGGCACTGATCGACCTGCTCGACGGGGAGTGCGACGGGCAGCCCGTCTTCCGGCAGGCGATCGGCGGCGGCCCGCTCAACGTCGCCGTCGGGGTGGCCCGCCTCGGCGGGTCGGTGCAGTTCGTCGGGTCGCTCGGCGACGACGCGCTCGCCGACCGGATCCGCGCCTTCCTGACCGACGCGGGCGTCGGGCTGGCCGGCGCGGTCACCCTGCCCGCCGCGACCGCCCTGGCGGTGGCCACCCACTCCGGCGCGGAGCCGGACTTCCGCTTCTACGGCGAGCCGCCGTCGTACGGGCTGCTCACCGCCGACGCCCTGGACGTGGACCTGGTCGGGGCAGCGGACGTGCTCTACTGCGGCTCGATCGTGCTGCTGTCGCCCGGCGTGCTCGCCGCCGCGCGCCGCGCCTGGTCCGTCGCGGGCGGGCTGCGGGTGTTCGACCCGAACGTCCGGCCCCGGCTGCTCGACGGCCCGGCCGCGCTGGCCGCCCTGCGCGGGACGGTCGCGGAGTTCGCCGCCTCCGCCCACCTCGTCAAGCTCAGCGCCGCCGACGCGGAGCTGCTCTATCCCGGCGAGCCGGTCGAGGGGGTCGCGGCGTACCTGCGGGAGCTGGGGGCGGCCACCGTCGTGGTCACCCTCGGCGCGGACGGCGCGCTGGTCGCCGCCGCCACCGCCGATCCGGTACGCGTGCCCGCGCCGAAGGTGCACGCGGTCGACGCCACGGGCGCGGGCGACTCGGTGATGGGCGCGCTCGTCGCCGGGTTGCTGGCCGACGGGGAGCCCACCGACCCCGCCGACTGGCACCGCCGGGTCGCGTTCGCGCTGCGCGTGGCCGGCCTGGTCTGCGAGTCGCCGGGCGGCGCGGTCGCCATGCCCACCCGCGCCGAGGTCCTGACCCGCTTCCCCGGTTGA
- a CDS encoding lytic polysaccharide monooxygenase: protein MTRSRTAALLIAAATLAAGAATVVASPDPAEAHGASMTPGARTYLCWKDGLAPTGEIKPNNPACSAAVAQNGANSLYNWFSVLRSDAGGRTVGYIPDGKLCSGGNTGFSGYDAARSDWPLTHLTAGARFNFTYSNWAHHPGTFYFYVTKDSWSPNRPLAWSDLEEQPFLTVTNPPQSGGPGTNDGHYYFSGNLPSGKSGQHIIYSRWVRSDSQENFFGCSDVTFDGGNGQVTGIGQGGTPNPTTPAPTTPAPTTPAPTTPAPTTPAPTTPPAGGDCMATYKVVSSWSGGFQGEVAVMNHGSTPFTGWKATLTWSTGQTINSLWNGTYTTSGSTVTVTNSPYNGTVAPEGTTAFGFVASGTSSLPTVSCSRV, encoded by the coding sequence GTGACCCGTTCCCGCACGGCCGCGCTGCTCATCGCGGCCGCAACCCTCGCCGCGGGTGCCGCCACCGTGGTGGCCAGCCCCGACCCGGCAGAAGCACACGGCGCGTCGATGACCCCCGGCGCCCGCACCTACCTGTGCTGGAAGGACGGCCTCGCCCCCACCGGTGAGATCAAGCCGAACAACCCGGCCTGCTCGGCCGCGGTCGCCCAGAACGGGGCCAACTCGCTGTACAACTGGTTCAGCGTGCTGCGCTCGGACGCCGGCGGCCGCACCGTCGGCTACATCCCCGACGGCAAGCTGTGCAGCGGCGGCAACACCGGCTTCAGCGGCTACGACGCCGCCCGCAGCGACTGGCCGCTGACCCACCTGACGGCCGGCGCCCGGTTCAACTTCACGTACAGCAACTGGGCCCACCACCCGGGCACCTTCTACTTCTACGTGACGAAGGACAGCTGGAGCCCGAACCGGCCCCTGGCCTGGAGCGACCTGGAGGAGCAGCCCTTCCTCACGGTGACCAACCCGCCGCAGAGCGGTGGGCCGGGCACCAACGACGGGCACTACTACTTCAGCGGCAACCTGCCCTCGGGCAAGAGCGGCCAGCACATCATCTACTCGCGCTGGGTCCGCTCGGACAGCCAGGAGAACTTCTTCGGCTGCTCGGACGTGACCTTCGACGGCGGCAACGGCCAGGTGACCGGCATCGGCCAGGGCGGCACCCCGAACCCGACCACCCCGGCGCCGACCACCCCCGCCCCCACCACGCCGGCTCCGACGACGCCGGCGCCCACCACCCCCGCCCCGACGACGCCGCCGGCCGGCGGTGACTGCATGGCGACCTACAAGGTGGTCAGCTCCTGGTCCGGCGGGTTCCAGGGCGAGGTGGCCGTCATGAACCACGGCTCGACGCCGTTCACCGGCTGGAAGGCGACCCTGACCTGGTCGACCGGCCAGACCATCAACAGCCTGTGGAACGGCACGTACACCACGTCGGGCTCGACGGTGACGGTCACCAACAGCCCCTACAACGGGACGGTCGCGCCGGAGGGGACCACCGCCTTCGGCTTCGTCGCCAGCGGCACGAGCTCGCTGCCGACGGTGAGCTGCTCCCGCGTGTGA
- a CDS encoding MBL fold metallo-hydrolase, translating to MTARFVEAADRVYVLREPLLDVNVTLVVGDDAALVVDTLSTAGQAAELVAAARAVTPHPWTIVNTHHHFDHCFGNAVVAGDPARPVYAHEAAAVALRDRPDELRRAAYEEMRADRPELAAELAGTRLLAPTHVVRAETVLDVGGRRVVLRHPGHGHTDADLVVHVPDADVLVAGDLVEQSGPPAFEESYPLQWPDALAEVLRLTTPGTVVVPGHGELVDPEFVRAQHAQLAELSWLIRAGHTGGAPPERVAAEAPFGARAALTAARRGYAELDGTG from the coding sequence GTGACGGCGCGGTTCGTCGAGGCCGCCGACCGGGTGTACGTGCTGCGCGAGCCGCTGCTCGACGTCAACGTCACGCTGGTCGTCGGCGACGACGCGGCGCTGGTGGTGGACACCCTCTCCACCGCCGGGCAGGCCGCCGAGCTGGTCGCCGCCGCCCGCGCGGTCACCCCGCACCCGTGGACGATCGTGAACACCCACCACCACTTCGACCACTGCTTCGGCAACGCCGTCGTCGCCGGTGACCCGGCCCGACCGGTCTACGCGCACGAGGCCGCCGCCGTGGCGCTGCGGGACCGCCCCGACGAGCTGCGCCGGGCCGCGTACGAGGAGATGCGCGCCGACCGGCCGGAGCTGGCCGCCGAGCTGGCCGGCACCCGGCTGCTGGCCCCGACCCACGTCGTGCGGGCGGAGACGGTGCTGGACGTGGGCGGCCGGCGGGTGGTGCTGCGCCACCCGGGCCACGGGCACACCGACGCCGACCTGGTGGTGCACGTGCCGGACGCGGACGTGCTGGTCGCCGGGGACCTCGTGGAGCAGAGCGGCCCGCCGGCCTTCGAGGAGTCGTATCCGTTGCAGTGGCCGGACGCGCTGGCCGAGGTGCTGCGGCTCACCACCCCGGGCACGGTGGTCGTGCCGGGGCACGGCGAGCTGGTCGACCCGGAGTTCGTCCGGGCCCAGCACGCGCAGCTTGCCGAGCTGTCCTGGCTGATCCGGGCCGGTCACACCGGCGGGGCCCCGCCGGAGCGGGTGGCCGCCGAGGCGCCCTTCGGTGCCCGCGCCGCCCTCACCGCCGCCCGCCGCGGCTACGCCGAACTGGACGGCACCGGCTGA
- a CDS encoding thioesterase family protein yields MQEQSEHSLAPGRSARVELTVTDADTALAAGSGDVEVLGTPRVVALAEAATVAATAGALPPGGTTVGTRVELDHLAATPVGRTVVAQARLTDVDGRRLGFEVTVTDDAGRDVARGRVERVLVDRRRFVARATGAPAGAGTP; encoded by the coding sequence ATGCAGGAGCAGTCGGAGCACTCCCTCGCGCCGGGCCGGTCCGCCCGCGTCGAGCTGACCGTCACCGACGCCGACACCGCGCTCGCCGCCGGCTCCGGTGACGTCGAGGTGCTGGGCACCCCCCGGGTGGTCGCGCTGGCCGAGGCGGCCACGGTCGCGGCGACCGCCGGGGCGCTGCCGCCCGGCGGCACGACGGTCGGGACGCGGGTCGAGCTGGACCACCTCGCCGCCACGCCGGTCGGGCGGACGGTGGTGGCGCAGGCGCGGCTCACGGACGTCGACGGGCGGCGGCTGGGCTTCGAGGTGACGGTCACCGACGACGCCGGCCGGGACGTGGCGCGGGGGCGGGTGGAGCGGGTGCTGGTCGACCGGCGGCGCTTCGTCGCGCGGGCCACCGGCGCGCCGGCCGGGGCGGGCACGCCGTGA
- a CDS encoding PH domain-containing protein: MTRPGPELPRPATDTPPAPHPDGPAAEVPPAPRPDHPAAGPPHDHQPTPPAPPTPHGHPDGGGAEPRRRLHPLSPALHGAKSLVVVIAGLSWSTLSRVGFGWFAAMATVLALGATVLAVVSWYNTGYHVVGRELRVYEGLLWRRTRAIPLERLQAVEVVRPLLAQLTGLAELRLEVVGGGKTEAPLAYLGVAEAAALRQRLLALAGPAPHPGAAAPQPSAPAGPAVTPVPPGRALHAVANRDLLVSQLLTPQAFLLPFGVAFVVAQFLSEGSWSFIAVASTVTAMAGVLLQPIRRVLDDWNFRLARDEGTLRVRNGLLETRAQTVPLNRVQTVGVTWPLLWRAKGWLRLRLEVAGYSGGEADDRNRPDRLLPVGDQDTGERIVAEVLPGVRLGGLATGLPPARARWLRPLGWRAVGAGLDERVFAARSGLLTRQLTVVPYARIQSVRVTQGPAQRRLRLATVHADTAGGAGAAALDRDLDEAWWLAAELTARAHAAHRAR; the protein is encoded by the coding sequence GTGACCCGCCCCGGCCCCGAGCTGCCCCGCCCGGCCACCGACACGCCGCCGGCGCCCCACCCCGACGGCCCGGCCGCCGAGGTGCCGCCGGCGCCCCGCCCCGACCATCCGGCCGCCGGCCCGCCGCACGACCACCAGCCGACGCCCCCCGCGCCGCCGACGCCGCACGGCCACCCCGACGGCGGCGGCGCGGAGCCCCGGCGGCGGCTGCACCCGCTGAGCCCGGCCCTGCACGGGGCCAAGTCGCTGGTCGTGGTCATCGCGGGCCTGTCCTGGTCGACGCTGTCGCGGGTCGGCTTCGGCTGGTTCGCGGCGATGGCGACCGTGCTCGCCCTCGGCGCGACGGTGCTGGCGGTGGTGAGCTGGTACAACACCGGCTACCACGTGGTCGGCCGGGAGCTGCGCGTCTACGAGGGGCTGCTGTGGCGGCGCACCCGGGCCATTCCGCTGGAGCGGCTCCAGGCCGTCGAGGTGGTCCGCCCGCTGCTCGCCCAGCTCACCGGCCTCGCCGAGCTGCGGCTGGAGGTGGTCGGCGGCGGCAAGACCGAGGCGCCGCTGGCCTACCTGGGGGTGGCCGAGGCCGCCGCCCTGCGGCAGCGGCTGCTCGCGCTCGCCGGCCCCGCGCCGCACCCGGGGGCGGCCGCGCCGCAGCCGTCCGCCCCGGCCGGGCCGGCGGTCACGCCCGTGCCGCCGGGGCGCGCCCTGCACGCCGTGGCCAACCGGGACCTGCTGGTCAGCCAACTACTCACCCCGCAGGCGTTCCTGCTCCCCTTCGGCGTGGCCTTCGTCGTGGCGCAGTTCCTCTCCGAGGGCTCGTGGTCGTTCATCGCGGTGGCGAGCACGGTCACCGCGATGGCCGGCGTGCTGCTGCAACCGATCCGCCGGGTGCTCGACGACTGGAACTTCCGGCTGGCCCGCGACGAGGGCACCCTGCGGGTCCGCAACGGCCTGCTGGAGACCCGGGCGCAGACGGTGCCGCTCAACCGGGTGCAGACCGTCGGGGTGACCTGGCCGCTGCTCTGGCGGGCCAAGGGCTGGCTGCGGCTGCGCCTGGAGGTCGCCGGCTACTCCGGCGGCGAGGCCGACGACCGCAACCGGCCGGACCGGCTGCTGCCGGTGGGCGACCAGGACACGGGCGAACGGATCGTCGCGGAGGTGCTGCCGGGGGTGCGGCTGGGCGGGCTGGCGACCGGCCTCCCGCCGGCCCGGGCGCGGTGGCTGCGCCCGCTGGGCTGGCGCGCGGTCGGCGCGGGGCTCGACGAGCGGGTCTTCGCCGCCCGGTCCGGCCTGCTCACCCGGCAGCTCACCGTCGTGCCGTACGCCCGGATCCAGAGCGTGCGGGTGACCCAGGGCCCGGCGCAGCGGCGGCTGCGGTTGGCCACCGTGCACGCGGACACGGCCGGCGGCGCGGGCGCCGCCGCCCTCGACCGCGACCTCGACGAGGCGTGGTGGCTGGCGGCGGAGCTGACGGCCCGGGCGCACGCCGCCCACCGCGCCCGCTGA
- the asnB gene encoding asparagine synthase (glutamine-hydrolyzing) — MCGLLAFFSANGNAAAHRDHIAGALECLHHRGPDETGVEVVGDAGGQYADGVFAHKRLAIIDVASSHEPLPYAGGRYLLTFNGEIYNYIELREELVRNFGAQFATAGDGEVIVAGYHYWGEQVLTRLRGMFAFVIWDRQERRAFGARDNFGIKPLHYLETVDGLYLASEKKALLPFAQSAFAGDAGIDTANLSHYLTLQYVPEPGTLHQGISRIGSGEYLTWTPGGRIDVRRWYRPVFRPTPVSDESRLYHQIRETLRESVRMHMRSDVPVGSFLSSGIDSTAVVALAREFNPHILTFTVGYDVPGYSEIDVAQDSARHLDVTTIPTKIGPQDMIGALPKIVWHLDDPVADPALVPLYFVAKKAAEHVTVVLSGEGADEFFGGYTIYREPLSLGTVNGLPGGVQKGLRAVSKAIPQGVKGKSFLERGTTPIEQRYYGNARMFTEEEKQHLLRRYDPSVRYTDVTAPIYAECTELDDVTKMQYVDLYTWLRGDILVKADRISMAHSLEVRVPFLDKEVFDVAATIPVDLKLPPRSDATKYAMRQALQGVVPPAIVNRKKLGFPTPTRVWLRGEMYEWARWVLSNSGAGDLIDLSYAMRLLEEHKREEADHSRKVWTVLIFCIWHAIFVAKTLDPGIQRNQSALLTKPVVGSMVR, encoded by the coding sequence ATGTGCGGACTTCTGGCCTTCTTCAGCGCTAACGGCAACGCCGCCGCCCACCGCGACCACATCGCGGGGGCGTTGGAATGCCTGCACCACCGCGGACCGGACGAGACCGGGGTCGAGGTGGTCGGCGACGCGGGCGGTCAGTACGCCGACGGGGTCTTCGCGCACAAGCGCCTGGCGATCATCGACGTGGCGTCCAGCCACGAGCCGCTGCCCTACGCGGGCGGGCGCTACCTGCTGACCTTCAACGGCGAGATCTACAACTACATCGAGCTGCGCGAGGAGCTGGTGCGCAACTTCGGCGCGCAGTTCGCCACCGCGGGCGACGGCGAGGTGATCGTCGCCGGCTACCACTACTGGGGCGAGCAGGTGCTCACCCGGCTGCGCGGCATGTTCGCCTTCGTCATCTGGGACCGGCAGGAGCGCCGGGCGTTCGGCGCGCGCGACAACTTCGGCATCAAGCCGCTGCACTACCTGGAGACCGTCGACGGGCTCTACCTCGCCTCCGAGAAGAAGGCGCTGCTGCCGTTCGCCCAGTCGGCGTTCGCCGGGGACGCCGGCATCGACACCGCCAACCTCAGCCACTACCTGACCCTCCAGTACGTCCCGGAGCCCGGCACCCTGCACCAGGGGATCAGCCGGATCGGGTCGGGGGAGTACCTCACCTGGACCCCGGGCGGCCGGATCGACGTGCGCCGGTGGTACCGCCCGGTGTTCCGGCCCACCCCGGTCAGCGACGAGTCCCGGCTCTACCACCAGATCCGGGAGACGCTGCGGGAGAGCGTCCGGATGCACATGCGCTCGGACGTGCCGGTCGGCTCCTTCCTGTCCAGCGGCATCGACTCCACCGCCGTGGTGGCCCTGGCCCGCGAGTTCAACCCGCACATCCTCACCTTCACCGTCGGCTACGACGTCCCCGGCTACTCGGAGATCGACGTCGCCCAGGACTCGGCCCGGCACCTCGACGTGACCACGATCCCGACCAAGATCGGGCCGCAGGACATGATCGGCGCGCTGCCGAAGATCGTCTGGCACCTCGACGACCCGGTGGCAGATCCGGCGCTCGTGCCGCTGTACTTCGTGGCGAAGAAGGCCGCCGAGCACGTCACCGTGGTCCTCTCCGGCGAGGGTGCCGACGAGTTCTTCGGCGGCTACACCATCTACCGCGAGCCGCTGTCGCTCGGCACGGTCAACGGCCTGCCCGGCGGGGTGCAGAAGGGGCTGCGCGCGGTCTCCAAGGCCATCCCGCAGGGGGTCAAGGGCAAGAGCTTCCTGGAGCGCGGCACCACCCCGATCGAGCAGCGCTACTACGGCAACGCCCGGATGTTCACCGAGGAGGAGAAGCAGCACCTGCTGCGCCGCTACGACCCCTCGGTGCGCTACACCGACGTCACCGCCCCGATCTACGCCGAGTGCACCGAGCTCGACGACGTCACCAAGATGCAGTACGTCGACCTCTACACCTGGCTGCGCGGCGACATCCTGGTCAAGGCCGACCGGATCTCGATGGCGCACTCGCTGGAGGTCCGGGTGCCGTTCCTCGACAAGGAGGTGTTCGACGTGGCGGCCACCATCCCGGTGGACCTGAAGCTCCCGCCGCGCTCCGACGCCACCAAGTACGCCATGCGCCAGGCCCTCCAGGGCGTCGTGCCGCCGGCCATCGTCAACCGCAAGAAGCTGGGCTTCCCCACCCCGACGCGGGTCTGGCTGCGCGGCGAGATGTACGAGTGGGCCCGCTGGGTGCTGTCCAACTCCGGCGCGGGCGACCTGATCGACCTGTCGTACGCGATGCGGCTGCTGGAGGAGCACAAGCGGGAGGAGGCCGACCACTCCCGCAAGGTGTGGACGGTGCTGATCTTCTGCATCTGGCACGCGATCTTCGTGGCCAAGACGCTCGACCCGGGCATCCAGCGCAACCAGTCGGCGCTGCTGACGAAGCCGGTCGTCGGCTCCATGGTCCGCTGA
- a CDS encoding aminopeptidase P family protein gives MSEDRTDGQPADGTESHDPDFPEAFLSFMRQGWRDTTLPVGPRVEVPNHAKRRAALSAAFPGETLVIPTGGEKTRANDTEYRFRPGSDFAYLTGDPDPDSVLVLRPNGSGHDAVLYVRPRSSRDNDEFFRSRHGELWVGRRHTLAEKSTELGLPTADLAELDAALANLAPGRTRVLRGFDARVDAAVRPYDGPREEGQPARDRELAIAISELKLVKDEWEIAQLQDAIDATVRGFEDVARVLPADRGVSERLLEGIFALRARHDGNDVGYGSIVGAGEHATILHWVHNHGTTRPGELLLMDMGVENRNLYTADVTRVLPVGGRFTPLQRQVYDIVYASQQAGIDAVRPGVAFKDVHRTCMRVLAEGLHELGLLPVSVDEAMDEKSTVYRRWTLHGFGHMLGIDVHDCSNARKETYRDGTLGEGYVLTVEPGLYFQPEDDLVPEELRGIGIRIEDDVLVTATGAVNLSAGLPRRADEVETWLAEQREAGPRLPG, from the coding sequence ATGAGCGAGGACCGGACGGACGGCCAGCCGGCGGACGGCACCGAGTCGCACGACCCGGATTTCCCGGAGGCGTTCCTGTCGTTCATGCGCCAGGGCTGGCGGGACACCACCCTGCCGGTCGGCCCCCGGGTGGAGGTGCCCAACCACGCCAAGCGGCGGGCCGCGCTCTCCGCGGCCTTCCCCGGCGAGACGCTGGTCATCCCCACCGGCGGGGAGAAGACGCGCGCCAACGACACCGAGTACCGGTTCCGGCCGGGCAGCGACTTCGCGTACCTGACCGGCGACCCCGACCCCGACAGCGTGCTCGTGCTGCGCCCGAACGGCTCGGGGCACGACGCCGTGCTCTACGTGCGGCCCCGCTCCTCGCGGGACAACGACGAGTTCTTCCGCAGCCGGCACGGCGAGCTGTGGGTGGGCCGGCGGCACACCCTCGCGGAGAAGTCGACCGAGCTGGGCCTGCCCACGGCCGACCTGGCCGAGCTGGACGCGGCGCTGGCCAACCTGGCCCCGGGGCGCACGCGGGTGCTGCGCGGCTTCGACGCCCGCGTCGACGCGGCCGTGCGCCCCTACGACGGGCCCCGCGAGGAGGGCCAGCCGGCCCGCGACCGGGAGCTGGCCATCGCGATCTCCGAGCTGAAGCTGGTCAAGGACGAGTGGGAGATCGCCCAGCTCCAGGACGCGATCGACGCCACCGTGCGGGGCTTCGAGGACGTGGCCCGGGTGCTGCCGGCCGACCGGGGCGTCTCGGAGCGGCTGCTGGAGGGCATCTTCGCGCTGCGGGCCCGGCACGACGGCAACGACGTCGGCTACGGCTCGATCGTCGGGGCCGGCGAGCACGCCACGATCCTGCACTGGGTGCACAACCACGGCACCACCCGGCCGGGCGAGCTGCTGCTGATGGACATGGGGGTGGAGAACCGCAACCTCTACACCGCCGACGTCACCCGGGTGCTGCCGGTCGGCGGCCGGTTCACCCCGCTGCAACGCCAGGTCTACGACATCGTGTACGCCTCGCAGCAGGCCGGCATCGACGCGGTCCGGCCGGGAGTGGCGTTCAAGGACGTGCACCGCACCTGCATGCGGGTGCTCGCCGAGGGGCTGCACGAGCTGGGCCTGCTGCCGGTGAGCGTGGACGAGGCGATGGACGAGAAGTCGACGGTCTACCGCCGCTGGACGCTGCACGGCTTCGGGCACATGCTCGGCATCGACGTGCACGACTGCTCGAACGCCCGTAAGGAGACGTACCGCGACGGCACCCTGGGCGAGGGCTACGTGCTCACCGTGGAGCCGGGGCTCTACTTCCAGCCCGAGGACGACCTGGTCCCGGAGGAGCTGCGCGGCATCGGCATCCGGATCGAGGACGACGTGCTGGTCACGGCGACCGGCGCGGTCAACCTGTCGGCGGGGCTGCCGCGCCGGGCCGACGAGGTGGAGACCTGGCTGGCCGAGCAGCGCGAGGCGGGCCCCCGCCTGCCCGGCTGA
- a CDS encoding PH domain-containing protein, with the protein MTGEPPGGPPPHPSGPPPGPPPAAYPVGPPPTEPSPGPPAAAGHPAFGPQAAHPPGPLEPWPATVRWQSVSTDLIWVELLRLAALLGVALLALAVGWAVSGLWLFGAGIGAVVLAGAWRVVTIVRAVHAWGYAERENDLLVRHGLLVRRLSIVPYSRMQFVDVSAGPLERAFDLATVQLHTAAAASDARVPGLRPAEAARLRDRLTALGEDRAEGL; encoded by the coding sequence GTGACCGGCGAGCCCCCAGGCGGCCCCCCGCCGCACCCCTCCGGGCCCCCGCCCGGCCCGCCCCCGGCCGCGTACCCGGTCGGGCCACCCCCCACCGAGCCCTCGCCCGGCCCGCCCGCCGCGGCGGGTCACCCGGCCTTCGGGCCGCAGGCGGCACACCCGCCCGGGCCCCTGGAGCCGTGGCCGGCGACGGTGCGCTGGCAGTCGGTCTCCACCGACCTGATCTGGGTCGAGCTGCTGCGCCTGGCGGCGCTGCTCGGGGTGGCGCTGCTGGCGCTGGCGGTCGGCTGGGCGGTGAGCGGGCTCTGGCTGTTCGGGGCGGGGATCGGCGCGGTCGTGCTGGCCGGGGCGTGGCGGGTCGTCACGATCGTCCGGGCGGTGCACGCCTGGGGCTACGCCGAGCGGGAGAACGACCTGCTCGTCCGGCACGGGCTGCTGGTCCGCCGGTTGTCCATCGTGCCGTACTCGCGGATGCAGTTCGTCGACGTCAGCGCGGGGCCCCTGGAGCGGGCGTTCGACCTGGCGACGGTGCAGCTGCACACGGCCGCGGCGGCCAGCGACGCCCGCGTGCCGGGCCTGCGCCCGGCGGAGGCGGCCCGGCTGCGCGACCGGCTCACCGCCCTCGGCGAGGACCGCGCGGAGGGCCTGTGA